A single genomic interval of Hoplias malabaricus isolate fHopMal1 chromosome 7, fHopMal1.hap1, whole genome shotgun sequence harbors:
- the LOC136702273 gene encoding E3 ubiquitin-protein ligase RNF138: MDEFLKEDECPVCKDTIQNPSEPSPCCRKVFCQPCLTHSIRIRHHCPYCRTPVPGLTVRNQRFRLPGLSADDSFGAARPVGTSIQVLLNQLRDASLQTQALQVTLPSGIGPANQAAPTPAAQAALPPQRRPIPGIRVRRATVITPTTPVFSAINPNSYITRSPAPVASSANSTPSIIPNTSSDELDEMAWRTEIELMESTWTQFPRPAEQTFRCPYCQQDGLDDLSLRDHCNANHLSDTRRVVCPVCVSLPHGDPLYHSRDFIGHLNLRHCYYIRNITNIHQSDDVNLQAAILMSLAKDN; the protein is encoded by the exons ATGGATGAATTTTTGAAAGAAGACGAATGCCCAGTCTGTAAAGACACTATACAGAATCCTTCAGAACCATCTCCATGCTGCAGAAAGGT gTTTTGCCAGCCTTGCCTAACACATTCTATCAGAATAAGACATCACTGTCCCTATTGCAGGACTCCAGTGCCTGGCCTT ACTGTCAGAAATCAGCGTTTCCGCTTGCCAGGTCTTAGTGCTGATGACTCCTTTGGTGCTGCACGACCTGTTGGCACCAGCATACAAGT TCTCCTCAACCAGCTTAGAGATGCAAGTCTGCAAACGCAAGCATTACAGGTGACCCTTCCCTCGGGCATTGGCCCAGCCAACCAGGCAGCTCCAACCCCAGCTGCACAGGCTGCCTTACCTCCTCAGAGAAGGCCCATTCCTGGAATACGTGTCCGAAGGGCTACGGTGATCACTCCCACCACTCCAGTTTTTTCTGCCATTAACCCTAATTCATACATTACCCGATCCCCAGCTCCAGTGGCTAGTTCTGCAAATTCCACCCCTTCCATTATACCCAACACTTCATCTGACGAGCTTGATGAAAT GGCTTGGAGAACTGAAATCGAGCTCATGGAAAGTACTTGGACACAATTTCCACG TCCTGCTGAGCAAACATTCAGATGTCCATACTGCCAGCAGGATGGACTGGATGATTTGAGTCTGCGAGATCACTGCAATGCCAACCATCTGAGTGACACCAGACGTGTG GTGTGTCCAGTATGTGTGTCTCTGCCTCATGGTGACCCACTGTACCACAGCAGGGACTTCATTGGACATCTCAATCTACGCCACTGCTACTACATAAGGAACATCACA AACATCCACCAGAGTGATGATGTCAACTTACAGGCTGCAATACTGATGTCACTGGCAAAAGACAATTAA
- the mep1ba gene encoding meprin A subunit beta, with protein sequence MASQRTFLFICLLCAENMCLAVSSLTGFTEVDVDHGKDWDIFDINEEAGLDLLEGDIITDEEDGRNSILGEKYRWPTTVPYYLEDNLEINAKGVILKAFEQYRLKTCIDFKPWTGEENYISVYKGSGCSSSVGNRQVGKQRLSIGQNCDRLATVEHEFLHALGFWHEQSRADRDDYINIIWNQIVSGKEHNFNNYDDTLSSALGVPYDYGSVMHYSKTSFNKGSEPTIVTKIPEFMDVIGQRMDFSSSDVLKLNKLYNCTTFSTFLDSCNFEEPSICGMIHREDAAGKWVRVRSVEGGPNTDYTNMGQCNGAGFFMHFSTATGSQGDQAYLESRLFYPKRGFQCLQFYLYNSGGADDQLNVWVREYNSENPKGVLRHIQTFSGGFRRSWELYHVTLDVSQKFRVVFQGVKGTETSKGGLSLDDINLSETQCPHHTWHIRNFTSLLATTPVGSKIYSPTFLSREGYSFQISLYVNGKSSSPTTMAIYLHLNSGPKDSQLAWPCPWRQVTMALMDQNSNIQHRMDNQRMVTTDPSKTSTDSQGKVEYFWDDPRKVGSLVKNPDGTSYYRGPGSGTSSFITHYRLKSRDFIKADDVIFLLSLEDLTDLLNTQPVPQACGEDCLRRSSSSVDSTSNFTISSTATVVVCAFVGAVVLLLVVASVLLKMKKLIDRREADRERGMEPERINS encoded by the exons ATGGCCTCTCAAAGGACATTTCTGTTCATCTGTCTACTATGTGCTGAGAACATGTGTTTG GCAGTTTCCTCACTCACAG GCTTTACGGAGGTGGATGTGGATCATGGCAAAGACTGGGACATCTTTGACATTaatgaag AAGCAGGACTTGATCTGCTAGAAGGAGACATTATCACTGATGAG GAAGATGGCAGAAACTCTATTCTGGGTGAAAAGTATCGATGGCCCACCACTGTACCATACTACCTAGAGGACAACTTGG AAATCAATGCAAAAGGAGTGATACTGAAGGCATTTGAACAGTATAGACTCAAGACCTGCATTGACTTCAAACCCTGGACTGGCGAGGAAAACTATATCTCTGTTTACAAGGGTTCTGG CTGTTCCTCTTCAGTGGGAAATCGGCAGGTTGGGAAGCAGAGGCTGTCAATCGGCCAGAACTGTGATCGTCTGGCAACTGTGGAGCATGAGTTCCTGCATGCTCTGGGCTTCTGGCATGAGCAGTCCCGAGCTGACAGAGACGACTATATCAACATCATCTGGAACCAAATTGTATCCG GTAAAGAGCACAACTTTAACAATTATGACGACACACTGTCCAGTGCTCTAGGAGTACCCTATGACTACGGCTCTGTTATGCACTACAGCAAGACTTCCTTCAACAAGGGCTCTGAGCCCACCATCGTCACAAAGATTCCTGAGTTCATGGATGTGATTGGCCAGCGCATGGATTTCAGTTCCAGTGATGTGCTAAAGCTAAACaagctttacaactgca CCACTTTCTCTACATTCTTGGATTCCTGTAACTTTGAGGAGCCTAGTATCTGTGGTATGATCCATAGAGAAGATGCAGCTGGCAAATGGGTGCGTGTGAGAAGTGTGGAGGGAGGTCCAAACACTGACTACACCAACATGGGACAGTGCAATG GTGCAGGTTTCTTTATGCACTTCAGCACAGCCACAGGAAGCCAAGGAGACCAGGCTTACCTAGAAAGTCGTCTGTTTTACCCTAAACGAGGATTTCAGTGCTTGCAGTTCTATTTGTACAACAGTGGGGGTGCTGACGACCAGCTAAACGTGTGGGTGCGCGAGTATAACAGTGAAAACCCCAAAGGAGTGCTGAGGCACATTCAGACATTCAGTG GGGGATTTAGACGCTCCTGGGAGCTTTATCATGTGACGTTGGATGTGTCTCAAAAGTTCAGAGTGGTGTTTCAAGGGGTGAAGGGCACAGAAACATCAAAAGGAGGTTTGTCTCTGGATGACATCAATCTCTCAGAGACACAATGCCCTCATCACACCTGGCACATTCGGAACTTTACTAGCCTCCTTGCTACAACACCTGTTGGTTCCAAGATCTACAGCCCTACTTTCTTGTCCCGTGAAGGCTATTCTTTCCAAATCTCGCTGTATGTTAATGGGAAATCAAGCAGTCCTACCACCATGGCCATCTACCTTCACCTGAACTCAGGACCCAAGGACAGCCAACTGGCATGGCCTTGTCCATGGCGACAGGTTACTATGGCACTGATGGACCAGAACTCAAATATTCAACATCGTATGGACAACCAAAGGATGGTCACTACTGATCCCAGCAAGACCTCCACTGACT CTCAAGGTAAGGTGGAATATTTCTGGGATGATCCACGGAAGGTGGGAAGCCTGGTAAAAAACCCAGATGGAACATCGTATTATCGAGGACCTGGTTCTGGCACCAGTTCTTTCATCACACACTATCGTCTTAAGAGTCGTGACTTCATCAAAGCAGATGACGTCATCTTCCTCCTCAGTCTAGAAG ATTTGACTGACCTTCTGAATACTCAGCCTGTTCCTCAAGCCTGTGGTGAGGATTGTTTAAGGAGAAGCTCATCATCTGTTGACTCAACATCAAACTTTACTATAAGTTCTACTGCTACGGTCGTGGTTTGTGCTTTTGTGGGAGCTGTGGTGTTGCTGCTTGTGGTTGCAAGTGTgctgctcaagatgaagaagcTAATAGACAGAAGAGAGGCAGACCGAGAGAGGGGAATGGAGCCAGAGAGAATCAACAGCT AA